From a single Theropithecus gelada isolate Dixy chromosome 10, Tgel_1.0, whole genome shotgun sequence genomic region:
- the AP5S1 gene encoding AP-5 complex subunit sigma-1, with amino-acid sequence MVHAFLIHTLRAPNTEDTGLCRVLYSCVFGAEKSPDNPRPHGAERDRLLRKEQILAVARQVESMCRLQQQASGRPPMDLQPQSSDEQVPLHEAPRGAFRLAAENPFQEPRTVVWLGVLSLGFALVLDAHENLLLAEGTLRLLARLLLDHLRLLAPGTNLLLRADRIEGILTRFLPHGQLLFLNDQFVQGLEKELSAAWPR; translated from the exons ATGGTCCACGCCTTCCTCATTCACACCTTGAGGGCCCCGAATACTGAGGACACGGGACTTTGCCGAGTGCTCTACTCCTGCGTCTTTGGTGCTGAGAAGTCGCCTGATAACCCACGGCCGCATGGTGCAGAAAGGGACAGGCTTCTCCGGAAGGAACAGATTTTAGCTGTGGCCAG GCAGGTGGAGTCAATGTGCCGGCTGCAGCAGCAGGCGTCCGGCCGGCCCCCCATGGACCTGCAGCCGCAGTCCTCAGATGAGCAAGTGCCGCTGCATGAGGCCCCACGTGGGGCTTTCCGCCTGGCGGCAGAGAACCCTTTCCAGGAGCCACGGACGGTGGTGTGGCTGGGCGTGCTCTCATTAGGCTTTGCCCTGGTGCTGGACGCCCACGAGAACCTGCTGCTGGCTGAGGGCACCCTCCGGCTGCTGGCACGCCTCCTCCTTGACCACCTCCGGCTGCTGGCCCCCGGTACCAACCTCCTGCTGCGGGCTGACCGCATTGAGGGCATCCTCACCCGCTTTCTGCCCCATGGTCAGCTGCTTTTCCTCAATGACCAGTTTGTCCAAGGCCTAGAGAAGGAACTCAGTGCTGCTTGGCCCCGCTGA